One genomic region from Streptomyces sp. NBC_00457 encodes:
- a CDS encoding acyl-CoA dehydrogenase family protein, whose translation MTQTLERVLAVVAERRAEFEEQRHIPRDVIAEFKRAGIYRAGTPKKFGGDAAPPADFLRLVERMATVDGSAGWVASFGSSAIYLAALPLETQAELYADGPDVAFAGGLFPVQPAERVEGGYRVSGRWKFASGCKGADVLGVGIKAGQDKAGRPLTAVLRPDQVQIAENWDVIGLRGTGSHDLEVEGAVVPEEWTFVRGGRPTVDEPLYRYPTVPYAAQVLAVVGLGVARAALDHVIAQGGRSGYTGAPKPAERATYRIAVGQAEAQLRSVRAFFYETTEEVWATVEAGDPATVEQASLLRLASAHLAKTSFEVVRAAYQLAGIPAITDGSPMQRYLRDASVVPQHAFLQEGMYDGAGAALMGVQPFPGYL comes from the coding sequence ATGACCCAGACACTGGAAAGGGTTCTGGCCGTCGTCGCAGAACGGCGGGCCGAATTCGAGGAGCAGCGACACATACCGCGGGATGTGATCGCGGAATTCAAGAGGGCGGGAATCTACCGGGCGGGCACGCCGAAGAAGTTCGGTGGTGACGCGGCTCCGCCCGCCGACTTCCTCCGTCTCGTCGAGCGGATGGCGACCGTCGACGGATCGGCCGGCTGGGTCGCCAGCTTCGGCTCGTCCGCGATCTATCTGGCCGCGCTGCCGCTGGAGACCCAGGCCGAGCTGTATGCCGACGGTCCCGATGTGGCCTTCGCGGGCGGCCTGTTCCCGGTGCAGCCGGCCGAACGCGTCGAGGGCGGCTACCGCGTGTCGGGCCGGTGGAAGTTCGCCAGCGGCTGCAAGGGCGCGGACGTCCTCGGCGTGGGCATCAAGGCCGGCCAGGACAAGGCCGGCCGCCCGCTGACCGCCGTGCTGCGGCCCGACCAGGTCCAGATCGCGGAGAACTGGGACGTCATCGGCCTGCGCGGCACCGGCAGTCATGACTTGGAGGTCGAGGGGGCCGTCGTTCCCGAGGAGTGGACGTTCGTCCGCGGCGGCCGGCCCACCGTCGACGAGCCGCTCTACCGCTATCCGACGGTTCCCTACGCCGCGCAGGTGCTGGCGGTCGTCGGTCTCGGCGTGGCGCGCGCGGCCCTCGACCACGTGATAGCCCAGGGCGGCCGTTCCGGCTACACCGGCGCCCCGAAACCCGCCGAGCGTGCCACCTACCGCATCGCGGTCGGCCAGGCCGAGGCCCAACTCCGTTCCGTACGGGCCTTCTTCTACGAGACCACCGAAGAAGTCTGGGCGACCGTCGAGGCAGGCGACCCCGCCACCGTCGAACAGGCGAGCTTGCTACGGCTGGCCTCCGCACACCTCGCCAAGACCTCCTTCGAAGTCGTGCGGGCCGCCTACCAACTCGCCGGCATCCCCGCCATCACCGACGGCAGCCCCATGCAGCGCTACCTGCGCGACGCCTCGGTCGTCCCCCAGCACGCCTTCCTGCAGGAGGGCATGTACGACGGCGCGGGCGCGGCCCTGATGGGCGTGCAGCCCTTCCCCGGCTACCTCTGA